A single genomic interval of Juglans regia cultivar Chandler chromosome 1, Walnut 2.0, whole genome shotgun sequence harbors:
- the LOC108987991 gene encoding uncharacterized protein LOC108987991: MGAGVIIRDAAGDVLVSLCLKKIHVNSSVVAETEALWRALKLCSKLNIGEAMFEGDALEVVKAVNCADENWEWNGQVIADCRELLVHRPMWSITHTYREANKIAHFLANYAYNVNEEVVWIEDGPEGLFSLILQDKIVLSTFDE, from the coding sequence ATGGGTGCTGGTGTGATTATAAGAGATGCAGCAGGGGATGTTCTAGTGTCTCTTTGTctgaaaaaaatacatgttaatTCTTCTGTGGTTGCTGAAACAGAAGCTTTGTGGAGAGCTTTGAAGCTGTGCTCAAAACTCAACATTGGGGAGGCTATgtttgaaggggatgctctgGAGGTTGTTAAGGCTGTAAATTGTGCAGATGAAAACTGGGAGTGGAATGGTCAAGTGATAGCAGACTGCAGAGAACTGTTAGTACATAGACCTATGTGGTCAATTACACACACGTATAGAGAAGCAAACAAGATAGCACATTTTTTAGCAAATTATGCATACAATGTAAATGAGGAGGTAGTATGGATAGAAGATGGTCCAGAGGGCCTTTTCAGTCTTATACTCCAGGACAAGATTGTATTGTCAACTTTTgatgaatag